In a genomic window of Rhizobium tumorigenes:
- a CDS encoding type VI immunity family protein, which produces MNEKHLTPAHAKELDEVALLNNGFVVARVGFAFELYLSNGQAVETRLALCRILREYHALFAGQLSHYLKVDANRLTKIDGDAYLDYYEEKAKTLSPDEPMDAMVFGYPGQKVVDEPQALTASFTASAPEPLFPHGNSSICVYFPCSFIVEKGYEYFRDLVGRWCSMVDAVHGSAGFSVLFEHGAFSGSSGGVATIPALKRFPGLDFSDPNIFQVEAARSDGLFIKSINWLTILCDQIVEGLGGKQALETELGSSCPVFDFKGGVIVQAGDEPQLGDNNRGIVLDDYRHVSRALKPVRFEEYKLALIVLPEPYDDLEETLSWIRRFD; this is translated from the coding sequence ATGAATGAGAAACATTTGACACCCGCTCATGCAAAAGAACTCGATGAAGTCGCGCTGCTCAACAACGGCTTCGTTGTCGCAAGAGTGGGATTTGCTTTCGAACTCTACCTTTCGAATGGTCAGGCCGTAGAGACGCGTCTGGCGCTCTGCAGAATCCTGCGGGAATACCATGCCTTGTTCGCCGGTCAGCTTTCGCACTATCTCAAGGTCGACGCGAACCGGCTGACTAAAATCGATGGTGACGCCTATCTGGATTATTATGAAGAAAAGGCCAAGACGCTGTCGCCAGATGAGCCGATGGACGCGATGGTGTTCGGCTATCCTGGCCAGAAGGTTGTCGACGAACCCCAGGCCTTAACCGCTTCCTTCACAGCCAGTGCACCGGAGCCTCTGTTCCCCCACGGAAACTCGAGCATATGCGTCTACTTTCCATGCTCCTTCATCGTTGAAAAAGGGTACGAATATTTTCGGGATCTCGTTGGCCGCTGGTGCTCTATGGTCGATGCGGTTCACGGCAGTGCCGGCTTTAGTGTTTTGTTCGAGCATGGCGCCTTTTCCGGGAGCTCTGGAGGCGTGGCCACCATTCCCGCGCTGAAACGATTTCCCGGCCTGGATTTTTCTGACCCCAACATATTTCAGGTGGAGGCTGCGCGGAGCGATGGTCTTTTCATCAAATCGATCAACTGGCTTACCATTCTGTGCGATCAAATCGTCGAAGGACTTGGCGGGAAGCAGGCACTGGAAACGGAACTGGGAAGCTCATGCCCGGTTTTCGACTTCAAGGGCGGTGTGATAGTTCAGGCTGGCGATGAGCCACAGTTGGGCGATAACAATCGTGGCATCGTCCTCGACGACTATCGTCACGTTTCAAGAGCGCTGAAACCGGTTCGGTTCGAAGAGTACAAGCTCGCGTTGATTGTCCTGCCAGAGCCATATGACGATCTGGAAGAGACGTTGAGCTGGATTAGACGGTTCGATTAA
- a CDS encoding invasion associated locus B family protein, with protein MKFDDLSIGQVDRVIPKAFFLGDCMTFKALSKVFSVKTLASVMLVSSALYGHSGLAQEQPAAPINAPSQKNADPVAQPQPAPQARVQKFDDWYYRCVDSKANDGSVISNCEVAQIATVKQADKDVNILTLAIARVPAASAAAQKGAKPAAGDVVLTTLVPLNMYLPAGLSIDAGDKPIVQLAYRNCTEAGCWAQQKMDAKMIAALAKAADGVGHVQMMSGQKVNIKFSLKGLSAALDALQKSAAN; from the coding sequence ATGAAATTTGATGATCTTTCGATTGGGCAGGTCGATCGGGTCATTCCTAAAGCATTTTTCCTGGGGGATTGCATGACGTTCAAGGCTTTGAGTAAAGTATTTTCGGTGAAGACGTTGGCATCCGTGATGCTTGTTTCCAGTGCTCTTTACGGGCATTCCGGCCTCGCGCAGGAACAGCCAGCCGCTCCAATCAATGCGCCCAGCCAAAAGAATGCCGATCCTGTTGCGCAGCCACAACCGGCACCACAGGCGCGCGTGCAAAAATTCGATGACTGGTATTATCGCTGCGTCGACAGCAAAGCTAACGACGGCTCTGTGATCTCGAACTGTGAAGTCGCGCAGATCGCGACCGTCAAGCAGGCCGACAAGGACGTCAACATTCTGACCCTTGCAATTGCCAGGGTGCCTGCAGCGTCGGCGGCGGCCCAGAAGGGCGCAAAGCCTGCAGCAGGCGATGTCGTGCTGACCACTCTGGTCCCTCTGAACATGTATCTGCCGGCGGGCCTCAGCATCGATGCAGGAGACAAGCCCATCGTTCAGCTTGCCTATCGCAACTGCACCGAAGCTGGATGCTGGGCACAGCAGAAGATGGACGCGAAGATGATCGCAGCCCTTGCCAAGGCAGCGGATGGGGTTGGTCACGTGCAAATGATGAGTGGACAGAAGGTCAATATCAAATTCTCACTGAAGGGCCTTTCGGCAGCGTTGGATGCGCTGCAGAAGTCTGCTGCTAACTGA
- a CDS encoding ShlB/FhaC/HecB family hemolysin secretion/activation protein: protein MTVWCSANTASGRLSIAGSLVAQTLTAILVVVASASIADAQSPNDDFARRQTQQAEQQRLETLGRMTPKPSQAGSGLPATAGGERNGSCFAIRDVLVDGVKQLSVSDIAKILAPYRKNCIGAGQINTLLRDVTHLYLDKGYVAARVYVPAQDIAGTKVLKLVAVEGQLSDIYVDGKPAPRSGTVATAFPGMKGQVANLRDIEQGLDQINRLSSNNAKTAMLPGKGDGTSILNVENKPDHPWHLSVGNSNLGQEQTGYSKTSTSVGYDDLFGLNDQWSFSYDRTGPDYPWHGDGQGRSNSYSANTSVPYGYWTLSLNGSLYDYDSSVPGNFGPLQTAGNSKQAGMSADRVIFRDKDSITTLNSGLTYKETNNFLLGNRIEVGSRRYSDADLGISHSRRMLGGLWVFDVTYSQGLDLFDAVSPGDPGAGDADPRFSKFTGTITMMRPLEVAAQHLELNSIVTAQYSPDNLFGAEQMSLGGYSSVRGTRETMLYGNNGFFVRNDLAWRTQPFAGKANLSKAFGELRPYVGLDYGRIASQASHRIEGGDMFGWTVGAKLVGGHVDLDIGYSDILGGTIDRGDGGLLFVSTTLKW from the coding sequence ATGACAGTCTGGTGTTCGGCCAACACCGCAAGCGGCCGCCTTTCAATCGCAGGCTCGCTGGTTGCGCAAACTCTCACTGCCATACTGGTAGTGGTTGCTTCTGCGTCGATCGCAGACGCGCAATCGCCCAACGACGATTTTGCGCGCCGCCAGACGCAGCAGGCCGAACAGCAGCGGCTTGAGACGCTGGGCCGGATGACCCCCAAACCCTCGCAAGCAGGATCAGGTCTTCCAGCAACAGCTGGTGGAGAGAGAAACGGGTCGTGCTTTGCCATCCGTGATGTCTTGGTCGATGGCGTCAAACAGCTTTCGGTATCTGACATCGCAAAGATCTTGGCGCCTTATCGCAAAAACTGCATCGGTGCCGGCCAGATCAATACCCTGCTGCGGGACGTGACCCACCTCTATCTCGACAAAGGCTATGTTGCCGCGCGTGTCTACGTGCCGGCCCAGGACATCGCCGGCACGAAGGTTCTGAAACTTGTAGCGGTCGAGGGGCAATTGTCTGACATCTACGTTGATGGCAAGCCGGCCCCTCGGTCCGGCACGGTAGCCACCGCCTTTCCAGGGATGAAAGGACAGGTCGCCAACCTGCGCGATATCGAGCAGGGCCTCGACCAGATCAACCGTCTCTCGTCTAACAACGCCAAGACAGCGATGCTGCCGGGGAAGGGCGATGGCACCTCAATTCTCAATGTCGAGAACAAGCCTGATCATCCCTGGCATCTATCGGTTGGCAACAGCAATCTTGGCCAGGAACAGACCGGCTATTCGAAGACCTCGACGTCTGTCGGATACGACGATCTATTCGGCCTCAACGATCAATGGAGCTTCTCTTACGACCGTACCGGCCCCGACTATCCGTGGCACGGCGATGGCCAAGGCCGAAGCAACAGTTACAGCGCCAACACAAGCGTTCCCTATGGTTATTGGACACTGTCGTTGAACGGTTCACTGTATGACTATGACAGCAGCGTTCCGGGCAACTTCGGGCCGCTGCAAACTGCAGGCAACAGCAAGCAGGCGGGTATGAGTGCGGACCGCGTGATCTTTCGCGACAAGGACTCGATCACCACCCTTAATAGCGGTCTGACTTACAAGGAAACCAACAACTTCCTGCTCGGAAACCGCATCGAGGTCGGCAGCCGCAGATATTCGGACGCAGACCTCGGCATCTCTCATTCCCGCCGGATGCTGGGCGGTCTTTGGGTTTTCGACGTCACCTACAGCCAGGGGCTCGACCTGTTCGACGCTGTTTCGCCTGGAGACCCCGGGGCAGGCGACGCCGATCCCCGGTTCTCCAAGTTCACGGGCACGATCACCATGATGCGACCGCTTGAAGTGGCCGCACAGCATCTAGAACTCAATTCGATTGTCACGGCACAGTATTCACCCGACAATCTGTTCGGTGCAGAGCAGATGTCGCTGGGCGGCTATTCGTCGGTGCGTGGAACACGCGAAACCATGCTCTACGGTAACAACGGATTTTTCGTTCGCAACGATCTCGCCTGGCGCACGCAGCCCTTCGCTGGCAAAGCCAACCTTTCCAAAGCTTTTGGTGAGCTCAGGCCCTATGTCGGCCTCGACTACGGCAGGATCGCCTCGCAGGCGTCCCACCGCATTGAGGGCGGCGACATGTTTGGCTGGACCGTCGGCGCCAAGCTCGTCGGCGGGCATGTCGATCTCGATATCGGCTATTCGGACATTTTGGGCGGCACGATCGACCGCGGCGACGGCGGTCTTCTGTTCGTCAGTACAACTCTAAAATGGTAA